TGAAATGCAGGGTCCGTGGGTAGAAACGGCGTTTTGGTGTATGGATTCCATGTGGATTCCTCAAGATCATCCTGCTCGTGATGTGCAAGACACCTTTTTTGTAGGAAAGCAAGGCGATCTTCCTAGTTCGGAGCTTGTTACAAAAGTTAAAGCTGTTCATGAAACTGGTGGCGATACTGGTTCAATTGGTTATCGTAAGCCGTGGGATGCAGAAAAAGCAAAAGAACTCTTACTTCGAACTCACAGTACAGCAACAACGTTTCGTTATCTTAACAAGATTGGCAACAAAGACGGTAAGTATTTTTATATTGCAAATGATTTTAGAAATGAAGCGCTTGACGCAACGCACCTTGCAGAGTTTGTGCAAGCTGAAGGTTTTGTTATTGGCGATAATCTCACTCTTTCAGATTTAATGGGTTTTGTTAAAGAATTCTATGCGCGGTTAGGTATTCACAAAATTCGTTTCAAGCCAACGTATAATCCTTACACAGAGCCAAGTTTAGAAGCTCATTATTTTGATGAAACCTCTGGTAAATGGTATGCGCTTATTAATTCAGGAATTTTTCGTCCAGAGTCGCTCGCGCCTTATGGTATTACCAAATCAGTGATTGCGTGGGGTATGGGTGCAAGTCGAGTCGCATCCATCTTAAACAAAAAAAATAACTTGCGTGAACTCGTTGGTCCAACAGTAAGTTTTGAATGGATTGCAAATCATATAACTCCCCAACCAAATTTAGAGGATTAGCCTATGCCAACAATAACAATATCTTATGAAGCGCTCAAACAAGAATTGGGTAAGCCATTAAGTATTCCTGAGCTACAGCAAGGTTTATTTGATATGGGTATGGAACTTGATGGGGTGCTTGATGATGAGTTAACTATTGAAGTTACTGCCGAGCGTCTTGATTTATTGAGTTTGCAAGGTATTGCTCGGTCACTTAAATCATTCTTGGGTGTGACGCCTACCGTACCCAAATATACTACATTTCAAGGCGAAGAGTCTTACAAAGTTATTATTGATGATAAAGTAAAAGCTGTTCGACCTTTTACAGTTTGTGCTATTGTTAAAAACATCGTATTTACTCAAGAAAAAATTCGTGAAGTTATTAACGTCCAAGAAAAACTACATGCAACACTTGGTCGAGGAAGAACACGTGGCGCAATTGGTATTTATCCTTTAGAAAACATACAATTGCCTATTACTTATACGGCGGCGCCTCCACAAGAAATCTCATTTATTCCTTTAGGTGAAACGCAAGAATTGTCTGGAGCGCAAATTTTGAGTCAGCATGAAACAGGCAAAGAGTATGCTCATTTGTTAGAAGGAAAAGCTTTTTATCCTTTTTTTGTTGATGCTAAGGGAGATATTCTTTCTATGCCGCCGATTATTAATTCTGAAAAAACTGGCCGAGTTAATATGCAAACATCTGAACTTTTTATTGAGTGTAGCGGTTTTGATAAAATTTTATTACACGAACTCTTAACTAATCTTACTACCATGTTTGCTGATATGGGTGGTGATATTTATGAAATGAAGTTAGAATATGCTTCCGAAGAATCTGAAATCACGCCAAACCTTGCAAGCAAGCGACGTTCTTTTTCAAGTAAAACGTTAGAGAAATATATTGGTTTAAAGCTTTCTTTAGAAGAACTTAAGCCGCTTCTAAGAAAAATGATGTATGAGTTTGTTAATGCTGAGTATAGAGAGGATGGAGAAATAATATTGCATGTGACCGCACCGCCATACCGCGAAGATTTATGGCACGAAATTGATATTGTTGAAGACATAGTAAGAGCATATGGGTATAATAATCTTCCGTTAACATTTCCAAATATCTCAACAATTGGACAAACATTACCCCTTTCTAATCTTCGAGAAGAACTTGCAAATGTCATGGTTGGCATGGGATTTTTAGAAACCTATACGTTTGGTTTAACAAGTAAGCAAGAACAACTGACAAATATGTTGGTTAATGAAGATACTGTTGGTTTTATCCCTGTTGCTAATGGCAATGAAACGCAAACTATGATGCGATTAAGTTTGCTTCCTGAAGAGCTTAAATGTTTTATGCATAATAGAACGCAGCCTTTGCCACAAAGGATTTTTGAAGGTTCATTTGTAGTTATTCCAGATGAATCAAAAGATGTGAAGTGTCGAAATGAGTTACATTTTGCAGCGGCCATTGCTGATAAGAAAGTAACCTTCACACAGATAAGACAGGTTCTTGAAAGTTTACTTTTGTCAAGAAACAAAACTCCATCATTTAAGCCTGTTCATCATCCATCTTTTATTAAAGGAAGATCGGGCGCAGTGATTGTTAATGATATTGTTATTGGTATTATTGGAGAAATTCATCCACAAGTATTAACTAATTTTGGTTTAGTAACGCCTGTTGTTGCTTTTGAAATAAATTTGGAGGCGCTCTAAAATGAATAAATTGCATAAAAGAAGATTAATTATTGCTTTATTAACATTGCTTGTAGTTTTTGTTCTTGTTTTTTTTGCTGGATTATATAATTATCTAGCAGGTCAAAAATCGCTTGCGATTGGTTTAAGTGCAAGCGCACAAAATATGATTATTATGATTTTTAGCGTATTATCTTTACTTAATATTGTTATAGAATTGCATAAAGTGAATTAAATGGAATATAAACAAGTTATACTCATTCGAGCAGACCTTAAACTTCCTAAAGGAAAGATTGCAGCACAAGCAGCGCATGCTAGTGTTGATGGGGTTCTTAAGCAGCTATCTGCAGCTGGAGGGAAAGAAATAGTTAAGGCTTGGCGCTTAGCTGGTATGAAAAAAATTGCGCTTAGAGTTGCTGATGAAAAAGAACTTTACAAATATGTGCAACAAGCAAAAGATGTGAATTTAATAACTGCAGTAATAACTGATGCGGGCAAAACTGTTGTTGCTCCTGGAACCGTTACATGTGCAGTTATTGGTCCGAATGAAGAAGAAAAAATAAATACTATTACAAAAGATATTCCTTTGTTGTAAAAATAGGTATTTTTTTATGTTAATTTAGGCCTACACATATTTCTTCTCGATGATTACACTCGTCGCATTGCCACGTTTCATAAGTCGCGTTGCCACTATTCATTGTTCGTACTTTATGCATATTACTACTACATTTTGTGCATGTTTTTCCCATATTTTTATTCCTCGCAAGTTTTCTATTTAGGTTTCAAAACCTATTTCAATTTCTTCATTAATGCGTGCTTCGTCTGCGCAAGTATAACTTAGCTCGCAATGGTGCGGTACGCTATAAACGATAATACTATCTCTTGCGGTAATAGGATCTGTAGTAAGAGGCCATGTCGCGGTAAATGTAACACTTACTTCTTCTCCGGGTTTAAGAAAATATTCTTGTTGGCTTGCTCTCACAGAATATGTTGTTGTAGTTGGTGTGTAGATATAAAATATCATCGGCGCTGTTCCGTGGTTTTTTAATAAAACATCTTGTGTTGCGGTAAGGTTATCGCCTAATTGTTTGTTTTTATCATCAAAGTTAAATTTAAATGATGTTTTAGTAAGACCAATATTGTGCGTTGCTCCCTCTAATCGCTTTGTAAAGCAAGCAATTTCAGGGTCGGCATCATCATTAAATGGATCGAAATTAGGTGCGAAGCCAAAGCAGAAATCGAATCGTGGTGTTTCTGCAGGTGTTTGCATAATAGGGATAAGTGTAATAGTTTCTTTGCCTTGTTTAAGTACTCCTTCATAAACAAGATTTGTTCGCTCACCACTAATGCCTGTGCCAAGAACTTTCATGTAAATCAACGCGTCTTGGTATTTGCTGGTTTGTCCAAATTCCATATCTACTTGCATATGTGCTTCATATGTTTTTGTTCCTTTGATGTTTCGAATGCTACTTATGTCATTCAGATCGTTTGGTGTCGGTGCTGGAGTGTAAACGTGATTGTTAACAGAAACAACGGAGGTAAGTTCTGCGCTATTAAGAGGGAAGGTAATCTCGCTTGCTAGCTGCTTTGTAGTGTCCGTTGTACTTGTGCTGGTGTCGCTAGCTGGATTATCATTTGTTGTAGTTGTTGGTAAATCATCCTTTGTATTCGTTGGCGTATTGCCACACC
The sequence above is drawn from the Candidatus Woesearchaeota archaeon genome and encodes:
- the pheS gene encoding phenylalanine--tRNA ligase subunit alpha → EMQGPWVETAFWCMDSMWIPQDHPARDVQDTFFVGKQGDLPSSELVTKVKAVHETGGDTGSIGYRKPWDAEKAKELLLRTHSTATTFRYLNKIGNKDGKYFYIANDFRNEALDATHLAEFVQAEGFVIGDNLTLSDLMGFVKEFYARLGIHKIRFKPTYNPYTEPSLEAHYFDETSGKWYALINSGIFRPESLAPYGITKSVIAWGMGASRVASILNKKNNLRELVGPTVSFEWIANHITPQPNLED
- the pheT gene encoding phenylalanine--tRNA ligase subunit beta — translated: MPTITISYEALKQELGKPLSIPELQQGLFDMGMELDGVLDDELTIEVTAERLDLLSLQGIARSLKSFLGVTPTVPKYTTFQGEESYKVIIDDKVKAVRPFTVCAIVKNIVFTQEKIREVINVQEKLHATLGRGRTRGAIGIYPLENIQLPITYTAAPPQEISFIPLGETQELSGAQILSQHETGKEYAHLLEGKAFYPFFVDAKGDILSMPPIINSEKTGRVNMQTSELFIECSGFDKILLHELLTNLTTMFADMGGDIYEMKLEYASEESEITPNLASKRRSFSSKTLEKYIGLKLSLEELKPLLRKMMYEFVNAEYREDGEIILHVTAPPYREDLWHEIDIVEDIVRAYGYNNLPLTFPNISTIGQTLPLSNLREELANVMVGMGFLETYTFGLTSKQEQLTNMLVNEDTVGFIPVANGNETQTMMRLSLLPEELKCFMHNRTQPLPQRIFEGSFVVIPDESKDVKCRNELHFAAAIADKKVTFTQIRQVLESLLLSRNKTPSFKPVHHPSFIKGRSGAVIVNDIVIGIIGEIHPQVLTNFGLVTPVVAFEINLEAL
- the pth2 gene encoding peptidyl-tRNA hydrolase Pth2, whose product is MEYKQVILIRADLKLPKGKIAAQAAHASVDGVLKQLSAAGGKEIVKAWRLAGMKKIALRVADEKELYKYVQQAKDVNLITAVITDAGKTVVAPGTVTCAVIGPNEEEKINTITKDIPLL